A single region of the Salmo salar unplaced genomic scaffold, Ssal_v3.1, whole genome shotgun sequence genome encodes:
- the LOC123731804 gene encoding uncharacterized protein, which translates to MNNLTYSLQTHITWMNNLTYSLQTHITWMNNLTYSLQTHITWMNNLTYSLQTHITWMNNLTYSLQTHITWMNNLTYSLQTHITWMNNLTYSLQTHITWMNNLTYSLQTHITWMNNLTYSLQTHITWMNNLTYSLQTHITWMNNLTYSLQTHITWMNNLTYSLQTHITLMNNLTYSLQTHITWMNNLTYSLQTHITWMNNLTYSLQTHITWMNNLTYSLQTHITWMNNLTYSLQTHITLTMKVFFAQLSLDVPEFEGSGLKDTKFGTWLCPSRPGTSVGILQTSVSCFFLTPLTIRQGTFLRKWVSSLTLCDRVMTNL; encoded by the coding sequence ATGAATAACCTCACCTACTCTCTCCAGACCCACATTACCTGGATGAATAACCTCACCTACTCTCTCCAGACCCACATTACCTGGATGAATAACCTCACCTACTCTCTCCAGACCCACATTACCTGGATGAATAACCTCACCTACTCTCTCCAGACCCACATTACCTGGATGAATAACCTCACCTACTCTCTCCAGACCCACATTACCTGGATGAATAACCTCACCTACTCTCTCCAGACCCACATTACCTGGATGAATAACCTCACCTACTCTCTCCAGACCCACATTACCTGGATGAATAACCTCACCTACTCTCTCCAGACCCACATTACCTGGATGAATAACCTCACCTACTCTCTCCAGACCCACATTACCTGGATGAATAACCTCACCTACTCTCTCCAGACCCACATTACCTGGATGAATAACCTCACCTACTCTCTCCAGACCCACATTACCTGGATGAATAACCTCACCTACTCTCTCCAGACCCACATTACCTTGATGAATAACCTCACCTACTCTCTCCAGACCCACATTACCTGGATGAATAACCTCACCTACTCTCTCCAGACCCACATTACCTGGATGAATAACCTCACCTACTCTCTCCAGACCCACATTACCTGGATGAATAACCTCACCTACTCTCTCCAGACCCACATTACCTGGATGAATAACCTCACCTACTCTCTCCAGACCCACATTACCTTGACAATGAAAGTTTTTTTTGCCCAGTTATCTCTAGACGTCCCAGAATTTGAAGGCAGTGGGCTAAAAGACACGAAATTTGGCACTTGGTTATGTCCTAGCCGCCCGGGTACTAGCGTTGGGATCTTGCAAACCAGTGTGTCGTGCTTCTTCCTGACTCCTCTGACAATACGACAGGGCACATTCCTAAGGAAATGGGTAAGCTCGCTAACACTCTGCGACCGAGTGATGACGAACCTCTGA